In Aedes albopictus strain Foshan chromosome 3, AalbF5, whole genome shotgun sequence, the genomic window AGAACGGGACGTTCGAAAAGTCGGAATTAGATCCGGAATCATTGTAGTTATTGTAGTTATCCGGGTATGAGTTGTAGTTGTAATTGTTCATGTTGTATGGGGATGCCAGCCGGTTGCAATCCAAACACTCGGTCGGTACAATTGGGTGGAAAATTCAGGTGATCTGTTCTAaaaacggataaatatgcaaaaaTGATTGACGAATGTGTAAATTTGATCCTAATTACCTGAAATTTAGCGGGTAATTCACAAGAAAAATCACCGAAATTCGATTTGTTTATTTCTGTTGGATCGATAATGACTGACAGCTGGCTAGCACCAGACATCGCTCTTGAAGGATGCTTGCGGAGAGCACTAACCATCTGGGCAAAGGACGCAGCCCAAACCGACCAAGCATCGCCTCACTGCACTGGCATAAAACAATCTCTTACATTCATATGATCgatattcggattttttttttcggaaaaccagaaattggcttctttagcgttgttgagataattccatattctgaatctgcatgccaaactgagccgaaatccaaattttcatgaattttggtgcccgggaacctatttaaaaatcaatttgaagtttgtatgggagcgatttgtcgaatcacccctcgtcgcattttgtactgggtggagctgtcaaacagttatccagctgtcaaaaggtgatttcaaaaaatctctttgaaatttattttaggtgccaaaatgaagttctaaaagtctgaaaaaaatcatagtggctcagaaaaaggtgcactttcgtataaaatcaaaaaatcgatacatttttcttaatttaaaaacccaaataAATTAAATTTTGTGTAATTCTTTCAAATTCAAATCTCAAGTTTTATAACGCCAGACATTGCTAAAACCCTTCCAACCACTTATTTTGCTTTAAGTATTTATTTATAAATCAAATTATTAACCTCTCAGGacacgcgccatcaagcaaccgaaactgcaccgcgctcgtcctgtatacccgcatagaaaaatacaatatgTTGTGTATTCCAAACAATAAATGAACTCTAACTGTTATGTTTACAAAATGTCAAATAGCTAATATTTTGTTGAACAATATACGGCTTATGGCGGGTGACTACTACAAGCGaggttttggtagtgttgtattgTGGATTTAACGGCTATTTGTATTCCatcggttacttaagtagccgttgcaaagtagccgttttcatattaaaatcaacttaatgagccattttacgaaattacaacaatgttgatgatgatattggttttacgggttattggacgctacctcctgtcaaaattcattcataaaattagctcgtaaaatggactattgtcaaaaaatgaatgtcattgagtagctaatggcaacgaggaatagcgcattcaataaaaatgtttaatctcatttttaagttactctttttagaaaacaactactttggaggccatacagaagcgaccggtagaatacaagtagccggtaaatccacaatactttTTACAACGACACGCGTCCTGAAGGGGTTAAATAAGTCTGTGTGAATATTACTAATGTGTCatgcactcagcgaaaaaaaaaaactaacgaaattcatcaaaaaaccttatgtttttttttgccatAAGTAAAAATTATGGATGTCATAAGAATATCTTATGAAAATTTATCGTGCttgttatgacaaatttcataagatagacttatgaaaagagcaaaaaaaaaaatctaaaattatggAGACTggaactggattcgatccatgaacgtcgggatcccACACGGCTAGCGACGCTTGAGTATATCAGGTGGCTAAACatatataaaagccaagctgcgagacgattctgcgtcatagagcgACCTCATGAAATTCATCATAATCATTATGAATTACAgtctggattcgctggttgggtcacgttTGCGTCCCGATTAGCGAACggtttcgttcgttggggcaactgacaactgatcagaatactctagacacacgcaagtgacgagaaatacgatcacgaaacactcacatacttgcacaaacgttttgtatataggagctgcgatgcagcGGCGGTCATacatcaaactcgttttgacatcgattttgacactgacagtgctttttagtggGGTTTTGCGCCAACCAGTTAACATTCAACcaacgagacagcccatctaacgagctcccaACGAACGACGCGGCACTGTATTTAAAGGACGTTTCATAAGTTAGGCCTTATGAAAATCATAAGTTTATTTGACTGAGTGTGAGTTTACTGTAAAAAGTGTAACTTCTACACAGAGAAACtggaaaactcaaaattaggtacttttaaacttaaATTTTGAGTCCTTTTtcgtctcccttttcatgcgctctttccaTTGTTGTCAgcgagtgaagagagaaacaacccaacttttgcagttcgagTGCGTCAACTCCTCGGTCAActcaacactgagtttctagcacagtattcaaatttgagtgaatattgtcgtcgcggttgaaacccgaagtttccccacacccgacaatcgaattttctcaaaatccatacgtaaaACCTaatgtcggacgtagtgcgctggacagcggacatggccctctatccagcgcactgtaccCAAGACTgtacccgacgtacgtccgacacatggtttagaagaaaaatcgattttcgcgtgtcaaaaattccgattttcaactgcacgaacaatacaacCTAGTCGAAATTTCGATTGGGTgaataaaacttaaaattaggtatttttttttcacatggaagcaagcgggaacaacccaacattaAACATCGTttccagcaactcaaaattggcttcacgcatccaaccccgaagttgggtggaaaggaTTCACTTTTGGGTAgattcgtctctccgtgtaagtTTTCCGTGTAAATAAATATTGaagttttgacaaaacaaaacagTGGTTGATCCATGGACGAGTGaaaaagtggaaaaagtttgttAATTTAACATAAAAAAAGTAGTAACATGGGGCACCAAACGCCAACCAGCCCGGCGAATCTGTGCCGTGTCTGCATCCGGGATATTACCTACGTTCCGGCAGAAAACATATTCTATCCCTCCAGTCCGGACTGCCTCAGTATCCACGCCAAACTTAGTGCAATCTGTTCTGAGTTGTTTGCTCCTGACCAACGACTATCCCTAGCTGATGGAACAATGCAGCTAATGCCTCTCAGGGTCTGCTTGAGATGCAAATCCAGAATAAATGAAGCCTACGAGCTGCATCAACTGTGTCTGGACAATAACCGGAAGATCATGCAAATGTTGGAGAAAGTTAAAGAGGAGCCTGTGGATGAGATTCAGACTGAACCTACCCGTGAGCAGTTGCCCGAAAATTCCGTGGAATGTCCCAGCGAAACACCGAAAGAATCGGAGAAATTATCAGTGAAACAAAAATCTACTAGCGTAAGAAAGGGGGGTCAGAAATCCAGGAAGATAAGTTGCAAGAAATGTTCGGCAGTTAAGATAAATGCCCGGGCGATGTTGAGACACATGAAACTGGAACATCCCGACGAGTTGCTGCATTGTTCCAAGGTCTCAGGGCATAAGTGTAACAGAGTTTACTATGACCAAGCCAAGCTGGACGAACACATTGTAGTCCATTCGCAGGCAAAGAAATGTGAATGTCCAAATTGCAAAAAACTATTCAAAACTCCCGGAGAAGTCAGAGTCCACCTGACAAGTTGCACCGGGCAAAAGCCGTATCTTTGCACGGAATGTGGCAAAGCATTTTCCTACGCCGTCAGCCTGAAGAATCATCTGATGCTTCACAAGGAGAAATCCTACGCATGCGACCGATGCCCTTCGAAGTTTCGCCAGAAGGGAGCTCTGAAGTGTCACATGTTGACGCACGAGAAAATAAGAAACTTTCACTGTGATACGTGTGGAGCCGCATTTGTTCATAAGAATAATTTGGTGAACCATATGACGACTCATACAGGTTTGTCAGTTTTCGTTCTTTGTCTGGATGTATATTTAATCATTTTAATTATTCCAGGTGAAAAACCGTATGCTTGTGATCTATGTCCAATGAGGTATGAAATTTATTGCACAATGGTCTTCCAGAGCTGCATCTAGCAAGACAAACCTGATTTCACCTAATCCATCAGTTTTAGTCATAACGTGccctcgggattttttttatgtAGTATCTATGAACCATTTTAAATCAGCCGTTATATGTGTAAGCTAAACTCTGATGAGAATTATCGTTTAAATTACCCTAAAATTGTACAAAAGTAAGAAATTCGTGATATTTGTTTTATGTTGTATTGCAAGTCAATTTCAATATTCTCTACAGTAGCAATGACCCGGATAAATTGACAAACAcaaatgcaaattgtaacaaggacaaAAAAGACAATGCAAGACAAACTAGGCTAGACTAATACATTTATAACTGATGTATATTTTGAACAAATACAGTTTTACTTTGAAAAAGGCCAATACGCATGGCCagaacgtcgggtagaataaaataaatcgtcagtAAAACTGAGATAACCGTTTGAACGCAATAacatccagttccagtcgaaaaattCCAAAACTATGGACATTGTCTTTTCAATATTATTAAATAGTTGTGTTACAAATGGCTCTCAAGTTCATAAAAGATATTGTTATTCCAAACAAAACTACGAAATGCCCTGCAGGTTTAAACAGCACTTAATTTCAAACAATGTTGACCAAGAAACAATACCTACTTCTAACTGTTATGGTTTAAGCGATATAAAATGTTAAAGTAAcgcctgaaagttttttttttcaataacattcTTAGGTTATTTTTCACTACATAAAAATATGAAATCTGGAAGCGGAATCTACAAAAGTACGATATACGattcaggtcggactcgattatccggagtcgagttCTGGCGCTTCGCAAAATAATATCTCTCAAACGGAATGctttaagaagctgaaatttggactgattactaatcaaagttggcttgacaaaatgtcaaaatttcagctttatagagcattccgttctcCAGATATTTGTTTGAGAAGAATCAGAACGCAACTCCGGATAAtcaagtccgacctgtatatccaaaaagtttgggaaacattggctTAGGTGGTAACACTTTTGTCATGACATATACGGCTCTGGGACCATAGTGCACTAAGTAAGTCTTTTGACATAATAAATTACCGATACATTTTTTTACTTGTAGATTTAGGACTCTTGATAGTATGCGTCGACATTTTCGAACTCACACCGGCGAAAAGCCATACAAATGCACCCACTGCGATCGTACCTTTGCCCAAACCAACGATCTGGCTAAGCACAGCAAAATCCACTTTGGCGATAATCCATACAAATGTGAAATGTGTGATGCAGCGTTCCGCCTATTGTCTGATCTCAGGAACCACTACAAGGTGCACTATGAAGCAGGTGGTAGCCAAAATCAAAATCATCTTCCAGAGGAGGTGCGGTTCACCATCGTTAGCACATTGAACAGGCGCGCTGAGCAGGAGAAGGATCGGAAAAGTCAGCAACAGGTTGTTACAACATCGAATGAACAAATCCAGTCTGGAGAGAACCAAGCAATTCCAGCAGATCACTGGATAGCTTCAATGGGAATGGAGAATAAcgtatgataataataataataataatgtaaaTGAATAATACCTAACTAGCGTATGTGATCCGAAAGCTACCGTGTGAAAATGGGAAACTCCTTTGTAGACTAAATTCACTGTCgatgttctcttcaactcccacagcAGCGACCGAAGTTCTCTTAGACGTTGCCCCATTaattcatcttaaacaagaagccGTTTCTtgtacttaccgtctacgggtactcggtctactaaagGAAACTCCTGTGGACCACAGATCAATACACGCCTTGTTGttgccacttttggtgaattgggacaaagttgtccttgctccaaatggtcttacaattgcttgtagttttccatataggacattttccatatCTGGCGAGAAATATTTCAGGCGGCATCTGCAGCAACATATTGTTTCGATGTCAATCAGCAACGCACTTTCCTCCAGACCTTACTATGTATGTGGTATGACAACTGAAATAATTGGATTTCGGATTATATTACTTACAGTTCTGTGTCAGGCTATATCACTGTTTATTTTCCACCGACGTCGGAAATTCCGACAAATCCGCAAGaattgtttgcaccatttcaaccTCTCTTCGTTTATCAAGCAGTTGGTCTACTTTTCGAATTCCTGAGTGCTTCTCTTGTTCAGCACGCCTTTTCAATGTGCTAACAATAGTAAAATCGAACGTTTTTGGGCGATCTGGTTTTTCCTTATCGCTCGCTTGATAGTGCAGTCGGTAGTGATTCCGTAAGTCAGTCATCAAACGGAATGCCTCATCGCACTGGTCACACTTGTATGGATTTGCCCCGAAGTGGGTCTTGCTGTGTTTGGCCAGATCGCCGGTTTG contains:
- the LOC115261824 gene encoding zinc finger protein 501-like; translated protein: MGHQTPTSPANLCRVCIRDITYVPAENIFYPSSPDCLSIHAKLSAICSELFAPDQRLSLADGTMQLMPLRVCLRCKSRINEAYELHQLCLDNNRKIMQMLEKVKEEPVDEIQTEPTREQLPENSVECPSETPKESEKLSVKQKSTSVRKGGQKSRKISCKKCSAVKINARAMLRHMKLEHPDELLHCSKVSGHKCNRVYYDQAKLDEHIVVHSQAKKCECPNCKKLFKTPGEVRVHLTSCTGQKPYLCTECGKAFSYAVSLKNHLMLHKEKSYACDRCPSKFRQKGALKCHMLTHEKIRNFHCDTCGAAFVHKNNLVNHMTTHTGEKPYACDLCPMRFRTLDSMRRHFRTHTGEKPYKCTHCDRTFAQTNDLAKHSKIHFGDNPYKCEMCDAAFRLLSDLRNHYKVHYEAGGSQNQNHLPEEVRFTIVSTLNRRAEQEKDRKSQQQVVTTSNEQIQSGENQAIPADHWIASMGMENNV